The proteins below come from a single Ruegeria sp. SCSIO 43209 genomic window:
- a CDS encoding YdcH family protein: MSHTPHELAEEFPDKLEVMSQLKQTDAHFARLADEYHEVNRTVHRAETNVEPMEELAEVDLRKKRAALKDEIWAILSKS, translated from the coding sequence ATGTCTCATACCCCGCATGAACTGGCTGAAGAGTTCCCCGACAAGCTCGAAGTGATGAGCCAGCTCAAGCAAACGGATGCGCATTTTGCCCGACTTGCGGATGAGTATCATGAGGTCAACCGCACCGTGCATCGGGCTGAAACCAATGTTGAGCCGATGGAGGAATTGGCCGAGGTTGATTTGCGCAAGAAACGCGCGGCGCTTAAGGACGAGATCTGGGCGATCTTGTCAAAAAGTTGA